From the Jeongeupia sp. HS-3 genome, the window GCACTGGCGCGAGATCCGGCTCGAACTGGCACGGCCCGAATTCGTGATGCCGGCGTTTTCCTGGCATGCACTGGCCAGCGTCGCGCTGCCGCTGTTTGTCGTGACCATGGCGTCGCAGAACGTCCCCGGGGTTGCGGTGTTGCGCGCGTCGAACTACCACCCGCCGATCTCGCCGCTGATCACCGCTACCGGGCTGACGACCTTGCTGCTGGCGCCGTTCGGTGCCTTCGCGGTTAACCTCGCGGCGATCACCGCGGCGATCTGCATGGGCAAGGAGGCGCACGAGGACGAAAAGCGCCGCTACACCGCAGCCGTGGCTGCCGGCGTGTTCTACCTGATCATCGGCATCTTCGGCGCGGCGGTGGCGACCTTGTTTGCGGCGTTCCCGAAGGAGCTGGTCGTCGCGCTCGCAGGTTTGGCTTTGCTCAACACCATCGGTAATGGGCTGACCGCGGCGTTGAAGGAAGACGGTACGCGAGAAGCGGCGATGATCACTTTTCTGGTCACCGCTTCGGGGGTGACGCTGGCGGGGGTCGGGTCGGCGTTCTGGGGGCTGATTGCGGGGGCGGTGGCGTTGATGGTGCGGCCACGGGCTTGAATGGTTAAGCGCCTGCGGCGCGGTGTAAAAGCCTTGATGCCGGTTCCGCCCGGCGGACGAGGTACTTTCTTTTGCTTCGCCAAAAGAAAGTACCCAAAGAAAAGGCGCCCCCGCATCCGCGCCCCTTCGGGGTTCCCTGTGCTGCGCGCCAAACGCGGCGGGGTCCTGAACTCGCCCTTCGGGCTCAGACAGCCAGGCCCCGAAACCCCGCGTCCGGCTGTGCTGCTCGGCGCTACTGAGGGGAACGGGGTGGTTTGCCATCTGCAATGGGTGAAAACGACGCCAGCAATCCGCAACGGTTGAGAAAAGCGGCTTTTACAATCCCGTTCGCCAGCGCCGAGGAGTGGAGCGAGACGGGCCGGGTTTATGGCTTGGCTCGCGACCGATCGAGGGCAGCCCGGAGGGCCGCAGGGCGCGGGTCGCCTTTGGAGTGAAGGGGGCTTTGGCGAGACAAAGCTCCCTTCCCGTCCGCGCGGCGGAACGCGCATGTAACGCCTTTAGCCGCGCCGCAGGCGCTAATACCCGGAGTCAACCTACGCCGTGGCTATGCCAATTCAATCACAGCGTCGCCGTCAGCAAATCCGGCCCAAACACCTCGAAATGCACCCGCTCAGCCGCCACGCCCAGCCCCAGTAGTGCATCACGCTGCGCGATCATGAACGCCAGCGGCCCGCACAGGTAGTAATCGGCGTCGGATTGAACGATGGCGGCTGCGTGCTCGGCCAGATCGAAGCGACCGTGGTGGTCGCCGCGGTCCTCATCACGCGCATCGTCGTAAACGATCAGCTCGGCGATATTCGCCGCCGGCGCCAGCTCGCGCTTGAGGATGTGTCGGCCGCCATGCGCGGCAACGTGGACGAATACGCCCTGCCGTTGCGGCTGCAGCCGGCGCAGATGCTGGCGCATCGCAACCATTGGCGTGACGCCGACGCCGGCCGAAATCATCACCACCGGTGTGTCGGCGGCAAGATCGAGCGCGAGGTCGCCGAACGGGTTGCTCACCAGCCAGCGGCTGCCGACCTCGGCATGCTGTGCCAGATGCATCGACACCAATCCATCGGGGCGGGCGTCGTCACCGGCCTCCTGCTTCACCGTGATGCGCAGCGTCTTGCCGTCGGCAGCGTCGGAGAGGCTGTACTGGCGCAGCTGGCGCAGGCCGATTTCGGGCAGATCGACCTGCACGCTGACGTACTGGCCGGGTTTGAACGCCGGCGCCGGTTTGTCGTCGGTCGGCAGCAGCCGCAGCGATACGGCGACGTCGCCCTCGGCCACGCGCTCGATCACTTCGTATTCGCGCAGGAAGCTGGCCGGGGTGATGCCGGCGTCCTTGTACAGCACCGCCTCGCGCGCGATCAGCTCGCCGGCGAAGCGCCAGTACACGGTGTCCCACGCCTCGGCGATCTCGGCCGTGACCGCGTCGCCGAGCACTTCGCCGATCGCCGCCATCAGGTGCCGGCCGACGATGGTGTACATGTCCGGCGAGATGCCGAGGCTGGCGTGTTTGTGGGCGATGCGGTTCAGCAGCGGCTCGATCGTGCCCGGCGCATCGCAATGCTGAGCGTAGGCGTAGACCGCGCCAGCGAGCGCCTGCTTCTGCTCGCCCGACGCCTGGTTGCCCTGGTTGAAGAGGTTGCGCAGCTCGGGATGCGCGGTCAGCATCCGCCCGTAGAAGCAGCCGGTGATCGCGGTGGCGTTGGCGGCGACGACCGGCAGCGTGGCATCGATGGTGGCGCGGTGGTTCGGTGCAAGCATGGGTTCTTCCTTTTAGTGGTATATGAAATGCAACAAAAAGAGCCGTAAAAGAGCGGGAACGCGTCCCGCCTAGTATTCAGTGTGCCGGCATCGCCACCATACGGTGCATCTGCGCGATCAGCCCGGCGGTGGGGGAGGCGCAGATTTGGGCCAGCGTGTAGCCGTCGAGGGTGCGGTAGAAGCTTTGCAAGGCGTCGGCGAGTGCGCCGCGCAAGCGGCAGCCGCTCCGGAGCACGCAGACTTCGCCTTCGCAATCGATCAGCGCCGTCGTGCCTTCCATCTCGCGCAGGATCTGCCCGAGCGTCAGCGATCCGGCCGGCACGCCGAGGCGGATGCCGCCGCTGCGGCCACGCGTCGCCGACACCCAGCCAAGATGAACCAGCCGGTTCACCACCTTGACGAGGTGATTGCGCGGCACGTCGAACTGCGCGGCGATTTCGGCGATGGTGACGAGGTCGTTGCGGCCGGGGTAGCTCAGATACATCAGCACCCGGAGCGAGAGGTCGGTGTAGCGGGTCAGTTGCATGGCGGGCTCTATAAAGTCGCATTTATAATGCAACTTTGTTTGATCTGGCACAAGTGTCTTTGTACCGGGATGCCGGCACCATGGCGCGCTACCCTAGCTGCCTCGGCGCGTGCACCGGCACGGTGTGCGCCACCATGGCAATTCCCGGAGGTTTTCCCCGTGCACATTTTCGAGCTGGTTTTCCGGGACGCTGCCGGCCTGCACACGCGCCCGGCGGCGCGGCTGGTGCTGCTGGCGCGCGAATACGCGGCGTCGGTGCGCATCTGCGCCGGCGAGCGCTCGGCCGATGCGCGGCAGCTGGTGGCGCTGATGAAGCTCGGTGTCGGCAGCGGCGATACGCTGACCATCCACGTCGACGGCCCTGATGAAACAGCTGCCGTTACCGCGTTGCGCGCGCTGTTCGACGAACTGAACGCCGTGGCCTGATCAGTCGCGCAGCCCGGCGATCGCGTCGTCGATCAGTCGCCGGGCGATGCTGGCCTGCGCCGGCAGCTCGGGCAGTGCGGCGATGTCGAACCAGCGCGCATCCTCGATTTCGCCTTCCTGCGGCACGATGTCGCCGGCGACGTAATCGGCGTGGAAGGCGAGCATCAGCGAGTGCGGGAAGGGCCAGCTCTGGCTGGCGAACCAGCGCAGATTGGTGATGCTGACGCCGACTTCTTCCATCGTCTCGCGGTGGACGCAGGCTTCGAGTGTTTCGCCCGGTTCGACGAAGCCGGCGAGTGCACTGTAAACCCCGGGCTTGAAGTGCGGCGAGCGCGCCAGCAGCAGCTCGCGGCCGCGGCGGATCAGCACCATCATCGCCGGCGATACGCGCGGGTACATCCGGTGCTCGCAGGCCGGGCAGATCGCCGTGGCCTCGTGTTCGGCGACTTCGGTGGCGGCGCCGCAGCGACCGCAATGGCGATGATCACGCAGCCATGCCAGCAATTGGCGGGCGCGGGCGGAGATCCAGAACGCATCGTCATCCAGTCGGCCATGCAGCGCGCGCAGTCCTTCGATCGCCAGCCCGTCCGGTGCGGCCGTGCCCTCGGGCCAGGCCAGCAGCCGGCACGGCACGCCGCCCAGATGGCCGATCAGCACGTCGACTTCGGGGGCGCCCAGCGCGGCCAGCGCGCCGAGGCCAGGCAGTGTTGCGTCGTGTGTCACCAGATGCCGGTCGCCGACGATGGCCAGACACAGTGCCGGTTCGCTCGGCAACAGGGTCGAAAAACACGGGACAAAGTCGGGGGGCAGCATATTCATCGGTGGTTCTTCGGCAACTGGGCGAAAGCCTGAATCATACGCCGGTGGTGATCGCCCGATCAGCACCGGTCGGCAAGCCCGCAGCTAGAGCGCCGCACGCAGGCGCACCGTGGCGAAACCGGCCTCGTTGTGCAACTCGCCGTTGCGGTAAACCGTTTGCAGCAGCGGTTCGCCGAGCGTGGCGTCGATCGGGCCGCTCACATAGTGGCCGTGGGCGTCGCGGTACAGCATCAGCCGGCCGGGTTTGGAGGTCTTGCCCGGATCGGTGACCGGCGCCTTGTAGACGTCGCGCCATTCACCATCAATGCGGATCGCCGAGGTTTTCAGCGCCCAGCGCAAGGTATCGCGGTTCATGTCCTGCAGCAGCGCACCGCCCATGCCGAAGGCGAGATTGTCGGCCGAGTAACCGGCGGTCAGCAGCGTGTCGAGCACATGGCGGATCGACGCCTCGTTGACGCCGTCGCCCTGGATCAGCCGCACATGGTTGATGACCTTGTAGCCCTTGCGGTTGGTGGTGGCGCCAAAACGCGCCGCCAGCAGTTCGGCGCAGCGCAGCACCACGGTGGCCGGATCGCCCGAATCGGGCCGCACCACCAGTGTTGCGCCGCTCTGGATCACCGCGTCGCGCAGCGCCTCGCCCCACATCGCGTCGACCGCGTGATAGATGTCGTAGCTGTCCGAGACGCAGGCGAAGATCGCGCCGGGCGTGCCGAAGCGCGCCAGCATATTGCGGTAGGCGGCCAGCTCGCCGTCGCGGCCCCACGCGGTGATGGTGCTGTGCTCGGCCGCCGGGATCGAGAAGCCGGCCAGCGGCTCGTCGTAGTAGCGTTTGGCGGCGACCAGCGCCAGCACGGTGTCGGTGCCCTGAAAGTTGACCAGATGCGCCATGCCGCCGAGCGCGGCGGTTTCGCTGCTCGATGCGCCGCGCGCGCCGAAGTCGTGCAGCTTGAACGGCAACTGGCCGTCGACATCGTCCGAACTGCGGATCAGCGCCGCGCGGATGCTCGCCTTGATCGCGCGGCTGCGGGTCGCCACGGTGGCCGGATACCAGACGCGCAGCCACAGCGATTCGAAATACGAGCCGATCCAGAACAGCTCGGGGTCGGTCGATTCAAAGGTGGCCAGCACATTGTGATTCGGGATCACCAGCCCTTCGGGCGCGGCCTTGATTTCCAGCGGCAGCCAGCCGCCGTGCACGTCGACAATGCGCCGGAACGCCGCCTCGGCAAACGGTTCGCCGTGCGCGGCAAACAGCGCGGCGGCCTCGTCGACCATCGCGTGGGTGATCGGCGTGGCGAGGTATTCGCGCAGGATCGCCTGCAGGCCGAACCACAGCGTATCGGGATAGGCGCCGCCGCGCGATTCGATATAGCCGAACATGCCGTCGGCGCCGGGCGGGTACTGCAGGAAGTGGCTGGCCTTGTACGAATCGGTGTTCAGCAGCAGGTTGGCGCTCAGGGACATGGCGGCTCCGCATTGGGGGTGGGCGGCGTGTTTGTTCGTGCGGAGGACTCAGGCCGGCGCGAGTTCGATGAACCAGTAGCTGCCGTGCAGTTGCTTCTCGCCGCAGACCACATCCAGCGGCGCGGCAAAGCGCGGGGCATCGAGCACCAGCGTGTGGTATTCGCCGTTTTCGCCGCAAACGTCGACACCGGCGGCATCGAGATCGGCCAGCGTTTGCGCGTCGATGCTGCGGCCGAGGAAGTCCGGCCCCAGCGCCTCGTTGCACGAGACGATCATCGCGCGGATGCCGCTGTCTATCATTTCCTCGACCAGCGCGCGGCGGTCCTGCTGCCACAGCGGCAAGAGCGCGCCGAGTTCGGTGCGAGCGCAGACCATTTCTTCCCAGTCGCGATGGGCCTGAAGGTCGATGTCGCCGAACACCGCTGCCCTGGCGCCGAAATCGTCGCGGGCGCGGCCGAGGCGGGCGACGAACTCGGCCTCGTAGTCGGACCAGCCGGCATTGCCGGTGATCAGCGGCACACCGAGTGCGGCGGCCTGCAGCGTGAGGATAGCCGGCGGAATGCCGTGCGAGCGCGAACGCGCGCCGGTTTCGTCGAGCATGGTGATCAGCGCCACCGGGGCGTGGCCGGCGGCGATGGCGCGGTGCAGCGCAAGGCAACTATCCTTGCCGCCGCTCCACGAGGCGACGATGGGGGGGAGGGCTGTAGTCATCCGGCGATGATACGCCGGCGTCGACGCTACAGCGAAGGCAGGCCGCAGACTTGCCGGTGGAATTCGCTCAGCAGCGGCCACTCCTGGCCGAGGCAGTAACTGACGCATTGGGCATCGAATGCCTTGCGATCGAAGCCCGGATAATGGCTCATGCGCTCGACCGCGCGTTCGACGTACATCGGTCGGCTGCTGGCCGCGCTGACACAGTCACGGCCGGTTTGCGGCGCGCAGACCGTGGCCGCTTCCTTGTGCAGCCAGTCGCAATCGCTCAGGTCAACCCGGGTATTCGCCGCTGCGCCCTGATGGAAGCTCAGCACATTGCCTTGCAGCGTTGCGGTGCGATGCTGGCCGCGATCAAAACCGAGATCGATGTTGAGGGTGCGGCCCGTGACCGAAAGCTGTGGCGGTGCGGTCAGGCTGATCAACCGTGGGTCTTGCAGTACCCGCACCTTTTTGCCGTCGAGCACCACCAGCAGATAACGTCCGCCGCCGCCGGAGCCGCCGTCACCGAGAAAAACCAGTGCGACATCGCGACCGGGCAGTTCGGCGACGCTGTCAAAGCTGAGGTACTGGTCCGGTGCGTCGAACAGCGTCTTGCCCTGATAGCGCAAGGTGCCGAACGGTCGGGCCGGGTTGTCGCGCACGATGCGCAAGGTGCCAAAGCGGGTGGCTTCCCACGCGATCAGCTCGACGGCGGCGTGGGCGCCGATGGTGGTCAGCATCAGCATCAGCGCGGTCAGCCAGCGTTGCATCGTGCGATCTCCGAAAGGTTGGTGTGATTTCCTTACATTCTAGCGGGCGGATGCGTTTGTGCTGAGCGAACGATTTACCGTGCCGGAGTGAGCCGGTTCATTGCGCCGATGAAAAAGCCGGCGCTGGCGCCGGCTCCTGGCTCAATGCCCGCCACCGGCACCGGCGGCGCCGAACGGTGGTCGCGTCAGCCACACCACGGCGATCATCGCCAGGAAGATCACCCCCATCATCCAGAACACCTCGCTGGTCGCGGTCTGGAACGCCTGCTGGGTGATCGTCTGGTCGATCTGCGCGTAGGCGGCGATGCCATGGACGCCGAGCTGGTCGAGCTGGCCGAGGTAGCTCGTCGTTGCCGGGCTGGCGCTGGTGACGTGCTCGGTCAGCCGCGCGTGGTGGAAGATCTCCCGCTTGGTCCAGATGTAGGTGACGATGGCGGTGGCGAAGCTGCCCGACAGCGTGCGGAAAAAGTTCGACAGCCCCGACGCTGCGGCCATCCGCTCCGGGCCGATGCCCGACAGGATGATCTGGTTCAGCGGGATGAAGAAGCAGGCGATGCCGATGCCCTGGAACAGCCGCGCCACGACCAGCTGGTTCAGCTCGGTGTCCAGCGTGAAGCTGGCAAACCAGAACATCGTGATGCCGAACACCATGAAGGCGAACGACGTCAGCATGCGCAGGTTGATCTTGGCGATGTTCTTGCCGATCAGCGGCGACAGGAAGAACGCCAGAATGCCGACCGGAGCGGTCGCCACGCCGGCCCAGGTGGCCGTATAGCCCTTCACCATCTGCAGCCACAGCGGAAAGATCACCGTGCTGCCGAAGAAGCAGAACATCCCCAGCGACAGCGACACCACGCCCCAGCGGAAATTGCGGCTCTTGAACAAGGAGAGGTCGACGATCGGGTGCTCGTCGGTCAGCTCCCAGGCGACGAGGAAAGTCAGCGCGACGACGGCGGTGACGGCCATGGCGACGATGAAGGTCGAGTTGAACCAGTCGAGGTCGTTGCCGTTGTCGAGCATGACCTGCAAGGCGCCGACACCGAGTACCAGCAGCACGATGCCGACGACGTCGATCGGCAGCTTCACCGTCTTGGTCTCGCGGCTCTTGAGCAGCCGCCACGAGACCGCGGCGGTGAACAGCCCGACCGGGATGTTGATGTAGAAGATCCACGGCCAGCTGTAGTTGTCGGTGATCCAGCCGCCGAGCAGCGGCCCGCAGATTGGCGCGACCACCACGGTCATCGACCACAGCGCCAGCGCCAGCCCCTTCTTGGCCGGCGGATACGCGGCGAGCAGCAGCGTCTGCGACAGCGGCACCATCGGCCCGGATACCAGCCCCTGCAGGAAGCGGAACGCCACCAGTTGGGGCAGGCTGTGGGCGAAGCCGCAGAGGATGGAGGCCAGCGTGAACAGCAGCACCGAGATCACGAACAGCTTGACCTCGCCGACGCGCTTGGCGAGCCAGCCGGTCAGCGGCACGGCGATCGCCGCGGCCAGGCCGTAGGCGCTGATGGTCCACGTGCCTTGGGTGGTGCTGGCGGCGAGGTTGCCGGCGATGTGCGGCACCGAGACGTTGACGATGGTCGTATCCAGCACTTCCATGAAGGTGCCGAGCGCGACCGCCGTGGTCATCAGCGCCAGCGCGGCGCCGTGCAGCGGCGGTGGCGGCGCTGCCTGTTGTGGTTCAGACATGGACTACCCCGCTCAGCGTGTGCCGGCCAGATTCTTGGCGATGATCGCGTCGGCGAGTTTCTCGGCGTTCAGCAGCGGCTCCTCGAAAGCCTTGGTCGTGTACACCGGCTGCTGCGCAGGCTGCGTTGCCAGAATCGGGCCTTTGCGCTCGGTGGTCTCGACCTCGACCGTGGTCGACAGGCCGACGCGCAGCGGATGTGCGGCGAGCTCCTTGGCGTCGAGTGCGATCCGTACCGGCACGCGCTGCACCACCTTGATCCAGTTGCCGGTGGCGTTCTGCGCCGGCAGCAGCGAGAACGCGCTGCCGGTGCCGGCGGCAAGGCCGACGACCTTGCCGTGATAGACGACGCTGCTGCCGTACATGTCGGCGGTCACCTTGGCGGGCTGGCCGATGCGGATGTTCTTCAGTTCGCCTTCCTTGAAATTGGCGTCGACCCACAGCTGATCCAGCGGCACGATCGACAGCAAGGACGCGCCCGGCGCAACGCGCGAGCCGACCTGGACGCTACGCTTGGCGACGTAACCCGACACCGGCGCGACCAGCGCGTTGCGCTGCGACGCCAGCCACGCCTGGGTGTAGTTGGCGCGCGCGGCGAGCACGCTCGGGTTGTCGGTGATCTTCACGCCGTCGATACCGGCGTGCGCCGCTTCGGATTGCTTCTGCGCGACGGTCAGCGCGGCGCGGGCGTTGTCGACCGCATCCCTGGCGTGGGCGATTTCCTCAGCCGAGACGGTCGCATCACCGGCCAGCGGCGCGCGGCGGGCGAGGTCGGCGCTCGCTTTTTGCAGGTCGATCCT encodes:
- a CDS encoding DHA2 family efflux MFS transporter permease subunit, with protein sequence MSEPQQAAPPPPLHGAALALMTTAVALGTFMEVLDTTIVNVSVPHIAGNLAASTTQGTWTISAYGLAAAIAVPLTGWLAKRVGEVKLFVISVLLFTLASILCGFAHSLPQLVAFRFLQGLVSGPMVPLSQTLLLAAYPPAKKGLALALWSMTVVVAPICGPLLGGWITDNYSWPWIFYINIPVGLFTAAVSWRLLKSRETKTVKLPIDVVGIVLLVLGVGALQVMLDNGNDLDWFNSTFIVAMAVTAVVALTFLVAWELTDEHPIVDLSLFKSRNFRWGVVSLSLGMFCFFGSTVIFPLWLQMVKGYTATWAGVATAPVGILAFFLSPLIGKNIAKINLRMLTSFAFMVFGITMFWFASFTLDTELNQLVVARLFQGIGIACFFIPLNQIILSGIGPERMAAASGLSNFFRTLSGSFATAIVTYIWTKREIFHHARLTEHVTSASPATTSYLGQLDQLGVHGIAAYAQIDQTITQQAFQTATSEVFWMMGVIFLAMIAVVWLTRPPFGAAGAGGGH
- a CDS encoding benzoate/H(+) symporter BenE family transporter; amino-acid sequence: MTLFKDFSLSTLVAGFVTVLVGFTSSAVIVFQAAQALGATEAQIASWMWALGLAMGLTCIGLSLRYRVPVVTAWSTPGAAMLVTSVAGVTMAEAVGAFCISAVLIAIAGATGWFEKAMQRIPVAIASAMLAGVLLRFGLAAFTALQSQFVMVIAMLATYLAMRRFSPRYAIVAVLAVGVGLAAMNGSLHWREIRLELARPEFVMPAFSWHALASVALPLFVVTMASQNVPGVAVLRASNYHPPISPLITATGLTTLLLAPFGAFAVNLAAITAAICMGKEAHEDEKRRYTAAVAAGVFYLIIGIFGAAVATLFAAFPKELVVALAGLALLNTIGNGLTAALKEDGTREAAMITFLVTASGVTLAGVGSAFWGLIAGAVALMVRPRA
- a CDS encoding HPr family phosphocarrier protein encodes the protein MHIFELVFRDAAGLHTRPAARLVLLAREYAASVRICAGERSADARQLVALMKLGVGSGDTLTIHVDGPDETAAVTALRALFDELNAVA
- a CDS encoding nicotinate phosphoribosyltransferase, which encodes MSLSANLLLNTDSYKASHFLQYPPGADGMFGYIESRGGAYPDTLWFGLQAILREYLATPITHAMVDEAAALFAAHGEPFAEAAFRRIVDVHGGWLPLEIKAAPEGLVIPNHNVLATFESTDPELFWIGSYFESLWLRVWYPATVATRSRAIKASIRAALIRSSDDVDGQLPFKLHDFGARGASSSETAALGGMAHLVNFQGTDTVLALVAAKRYYDEPLAGFSIPAAEHSTITAWGRDGELAAYRNMLARFGTPGAIFACVSDSYDIYHAVDAMWGEALRDAVIQSGATLVVRPDSGDPATVVLRCAELLAARFGATTNRKGYKVINHVRLIQGDGVNEASIRHVLDTLLTAGYSADNLAFGMGGALLQDMNRDTLRWALKTSAIRIDGEWRDVYKAPVTDPGKTSKPGRLMLYRDAHGHYVSGPIDATLGEPLLQTVYRNGELHNEAGFATVRLRAAL
- a CDS encoding efflux RND transporter periplasmic adaptor subunit, encoding MSTNNPNGGKRRGLMLSIAGVFVLAGIGYAIYYSLVLSQREETDNAYVGGNLVMLTSQVSGTVIGINADETQLVEAGREVVRLDPADAAVSLRQAEAKLGETVRQLRSQYANADQVDSTLAQRRIDLQKASADLARRAPLAGDATVSAEEIAHARDAVDNARAALTVAQKQSEAAHAGIDGVKITDNPSVLAARANYTQAWLASQRNALVAPVSGYVAKRSVQVGSRVAPGASLLSIVPLDQLWVDANFKEGELKNIRIGQPAKVTADMYGSSVVYHGKVVGLAAGTGSAFSLLPAQNATGNWIKVVQRVPVRIALDAKELAAHPLRVGLSTTVEVETTERKGPILATQPAQQPVYTTKAFEEPLLNAEKLADAIIAKNLAGTR
- the nudC gene encoding NAD(+) diphosphatase: MNMLPPDFVPCFSTLLPSEPALCLAIVGDRHLVTHDATLPGLGALAALGAPEVDVLIGHLGGVPCRLLAWPEGTAAPDGLAIEGLRALHGRLDDDAFWISARARQLLAWLRDHRHCGRCGAATEVAEHEATAICPACEHRMYPRVSPAMMVLIRRGRELLLARSPHFKPGVYSALAGFVEPGETLEACVHRETMEEVGVSITNLRWFASQSWPFPHSLMLAFHADYVAGDIVPQEGEIEDARWFDIAALPELPAQASIARRLIDDAIAGLRD
- a CDS encoding Rrf2 family transcriptional regulator encodes the protein MQLTRYTDLSLRVLMYLSYPGRNDLVTIAEIAAQFDVPRNHLVKVVNRLVHLGWVSATRGRSGGIRLGVPAGSLTLGQILREMEGTTALIDCEGEVCVLRSGCRLRGALADALQSFYRTLDGYTLAQICASPTAGLIAQMHRMVAMPAH
- a CDS encoding diphthine--ammonia ligase, giving the protein MTTALPPIVASWSGGKDSCLALHRAIAAGHAPVALITMLDETGARSRSHGIPPAILTLQAAALGVPLITGNAGWSDYEAEFVARLGRARDDFGARAAVFGDIDLQAHRDWEEMVCARTELGALLPLWQQDRRALVEEMIDSGIRAMIVSCNEALGPDFLGRSIDAQTLADLDAAGVDVCGENGEYHTLVLDAPRFAAPLDVVCGEKQLHGSYWFIELAPA
- a CDS encoding globin domain-containing protein; amino-acid sequence: MLAPNHRATIDATLPVVAANATAITGCFYGRMLTAHPELRNLFNQGNQASGEQKQALAGAVYAYAQHCDAPGTIEPLLNRIAHKHASLGISPDMYTIVGRHLMAAIGEVLGDAVTAEIAEAWDTVYWRFAGELIAREAVLYKDAGITPASFLREYEVIERVAEGDVAVSLRLLPTDDKPAPAFKPGQYVSVQVDLPEIGLRQLRQYSLSDAADGKTLRITVKQEAGDDARPDGLVSMHLAQHAEVGSRWLVSNPFGDLALDLAADTPVVMISAGVGVTPMVAMRQHLRRLQPQRQGVFVHVAAHGGRHILKRELAPAANIAELIVYDDARDEDRGDHHGRFDLAEHAAAIVQSDADYYLCGPLAFMIAQRDALLGLGVAAERVHFEVFGPDLLTATL